A single genomic interval of Acidobacteriota bacterium harbors:
- a CDS encoding Ig-like domain-containing protein yields MSIGKFSSLLCLILAASILGSCGGDDNGTGPETDSTPPAVISTFPSDGAVQVPLNAVITASFSEKINPASLTPASFFVSPGVTGTLSYADSTAVFTPDADLDSAVHFTAIITTGIRDKAGNAMASDFSWTFRAVLDSATADLEPPQITLSRPQDGAIVGDTLTIQADATDNIGVSRVEIFIDHTLVVPGGDVAAPYEYAWDLSALEIAGEHTVYAVAFDTAGNSTSTDTVLVSHLWRLLATDGDEPHARDIKNVWVRSSDETLEFRVETNGNWADYRSATEGIDVAFFFDVDRDRLTGDTAVFGQTILINDIGAEYRVVIGNHGDSLARYNGLLSSWQSIHGPSGFAYRSIANDTNIFEIGIYRSQMTDLEDSLDIVTANVLLPSTWDWAPNQGHVTYYLNTPRLFAPEQPAISGFTSEPEPLSPAPRNPLD; encoded by the coding sequence ATGTCTATTGGCAAATTCTCTTCGCTGCTCTGCTTGATACTGGCTGCATCCATTCTTGGTTCCTGCGGCGGTGACGACAACGGCACCGGCCCGGAGACGGACAGCACGCCGCCTGCGGTCATCAGCACGTTTCCCTCCGATGGTGCCGTCCAGGTGCCCTTGAACGCCGTTATCACCGCTTCGTTCTCGGAGAAGATCAACCCCGCTTCACTGACACCGGCCTCGTTTTTCGTTAGCCCGGGCGTCACGGGCACACTCAGTTACGCCGATTCCACGGCCGTTTTCACCCCGGACGCTGATCTCGATTCGGCCGTGCATTTCACCGCCATCATAACGACAGGCATCAGGGATAAAGCCGGAAACGCCATGGCGTCCGATTTCTCATGGACGTTCAGGGCCGTGCTGGATTCCGCTACCGCCGACCTCGAGCCGCCCCAGATTACGCTCAGCCGCCCGCAGGACGGGGCGATAGTGGGTGATACGCTCACGATCCAGGCCGACGCGACCGACAACATCGGCGTATCACGCGTTGAGATTTTCATCGATCATACTCTGGTCGTGCCGGGCGGGGATGTAGCGGCGCCGTACGAGTATGCGTGGGATCTCTCGGCTCTCGAGATCGCCGGCGAGCACACGGTATATGCGGTGGCCTTTGATACCGCCGGCAACAGCACCTCCACCGATACCGTACTGGTCAGTCATCTCTGGCGGCTCCTGGCCACCGACGGGGATGAGCCGCACGCCCGCGATATCAAAAACGTGTGGGTACGCAGCAGCGATGAGACTCTCGAGTTTCGCGTTGAGACCAACGGTAACTGGGCCGATTACCGTTCGGCGACCGAGGGGATCGACGTGGCGTTCTTTTTCGACGTGGACCGTGATCGGTTGACCGGTGACACGGCTGTCTTCGGCCAGACTATCCTGATCAACGATATCGGCGCCGAGTACCGCGTGGTAATCGGCAACCACGGTGACAGCCTCGCCAGGTACAACGGGCTTCTCTCAAGCTGGCAGTCAATCCACGGCCCCAGCGGATTCGCCTATCGATCCATCGCCAACGACACCAACATATTCGAGATAGGCATTTACCGTTCGCAGATGACCGACCTGGAGGATTCACTTGATATCGTCACAGCCAACGTCCTCCTGCCGTCTACCTGGGACTGGGCACCCAACCAGGGACACGTAACGTATTATCTGAATACGCCCCGCCTGTTTGCACCCGAGCAGCCCGCCATCAGCGGCTTCACGAGCGAACCGGAGCCGCTCTCCCCCGCGCCCCGCAATCCGCTGGATTAA
- a CDS encoding serine hydrolase domain-containing protein yields MTGLVKQSTVGAAVLILMALVACAAQQTNENGAVSGELGGRLDEYLTRITPFGFSGAVLVAKDGEIILNKGYGLAIRSESAPNTAATVFSTGSITKQFTAAAVVKLEMQGKLKTEDFIGKYFESVPEDKTGITLHHLLTHTAGLVVSTGRDYEQAGRDEVVRRALSGPVGFRPGERFEYTNTGYSLLAAIVEIVSGQPYEQFLSEQFFTPAGMTHTGYRLPKWEDNVVAHWYVGETDNGTPLEKPYPYWNLLGNGGILSTTGDMYRWHLALLSDKILSKQAREKLFTPSRNEYAYGWDVLDSPFGTLIQHNGGSMLGNSAEVRRYIDSNVVTILFCNQAFQGRALLNPVRDRIERLAFGGSVTLPPAINGDGSVDLQDYAGTYELPSGGRLTGRVETGWLTITPQGQDALDVMAYGDTSGVQERKKLNDQAVAVFRGMIQGDYEPFKQASMRPQERVGSVRQLVDGRLAAYRDRIGAITDVVAVGTFPSGYEANAAETVVELRGEKESIYFLMVWREGKNIGVAPAMPSPPLEIPFLPMSETRFAGYHLGMAENLEVDFDLDQSGAATAMRIGGLAADRLAEQTD; encoded by the coding sequence ATGACCGGATTGGTGAAACAGTCAACTGTCGGCGCGGCAGTGTTGATCCTTATGGCCCTGGTCGCCTGCGCGGCACAGCAAACGAATGAGAACGGCGCAGTCAGTGGCGAGCTGGGCGGACGGCTCGATGAGTATCTGACGCGGATCACCCCGTTCGGCTTCTCAGGGGCGGTACTGGTAGCCAAAGACGGGGAGATCATTCTCAACAAGGGGTATGGCCTGGCGATTCGTTCTGAGAGCGCTCCCAACACGGCCGCTACCGTCTTTAGCACCGGGTCGATAACAAAGCAGTTCACCGCCGCCGCCGTCGTGAAACTGGAGATGCAGGGCAAGCTGAAAACCGAGGACTTCATCGGCAAATACTTTGAAAGCGTGCCGGAAGACAAAACGGGTATCACGCTTCATCACCTGTTGACCCACACCGCCGGCCTCGTTGTCAGCACTGGCCGCGATTACGAACAAGCGGGACGGGATGAGGTCGTTAGGCGGGCGCTGTCCGGGCCGGTCGGTTTCCGGCCGGGGGAGAGGTTCGAGTACACCAACACCGGGTACTCGCTGCTGGCGGCCATCGTCGAAATCGTGTCCGGCCAGCCGTACGAGCAGTTCCTGAGCGAACAGTTCTTTACACCGGCGGGGATGACGCACACCGGCTACCGACTGCCGAAGTGGGAAGACAACGTGGTAGCCCACTGGTATGTCGGTGAAACGGACAACGGAACCCCGCTGGAGAAACCTTACCCGTACTGGAATCTGCTCGGCAACGGCGGCATTCTTTCAACCACCGGGGATATGTACCGGTGGCACCTGGCCCTGCTGAGCGACAAGATACTCTCAAAACAGGCCAGGGAGAAGCTGTTCACTCCGTCTCGCAACGAATATGCCTACGGCTGGGACGTGCTGGATTCGCCGTTCGGTACGCTCATCCAGCACAACGGCGGCAGTATGCTCGGTAACAGTGCCGAGGTCCGGCGGTACATCGACTCAAACGTCGTAACCATTCTGTTCTGCAACCAGGCGTTCCAGGGCCGGGCACTCCTCAATCCGGTCAGAGACAGAATCGAGAGGCTGGCGTTCGGCGGCAGCGTCACGCTGCCGCCTGCAATCAACGGGGACGGTTCCGTCGACCTGCAGGATTATGCCGGGACCTACGAACTTCCATCGGGCGGCCGGTTGACAGGACGGGTCGAGACCGGATGGTTGACAATTACGCCTCAGGGACAGGATGCCCTCGATGTGATGGCCTACGGGGATACGTCCGGCGTTCAGGAACGTAAAAAGCTGAACGATCAGGCCGTGGCCGTTTTCAGGGGGATGATTCAGGGAGACTATGAACCGTTCAAGCAAGCGTCCATGCGACCGCAGGAGCGGGTCGGGTCGGTACGCCAGCTCGTGGACGGGCGCCTCGCGGCCTACCGGGACCGGATCGGGGCCATAACGGACGTCGTCGCCGTCGGTACCTTTCCGTCGGGCTATGAAGCTAATGCCGCTGAAACGGTGGTCGAGCTGAGGGGTGAAAAAGAAAGTATCTATTTTCTCATGGTCTGGCGTGAAGGCAAGAACATCGGCGTCGCCCCCGCCATGCCCAGCCCTCCCCTGGAGATACCGTTTCTGCCGATGTCCGAAACCCGGTTTGCCGGCTACCACCTGGGGATGGCTGAGAACCTGGAGGTCGACTTCGACCTCGATCAATCCGGTGCGGCGACGGCAATGAGAATCGGAGGTCTGGCCGCCGACAGACTCGCGGAGCAGACGGACTGA
- a CDS encoding GNAT family protein, translating to MDYSNYFWQGDKVRLRPLRVDDAEQRFVESLDSPSRQSLQLGTELPTSTEMLREFLAKYADCKDVDGTIIFAVETHEGVDVGGISLHGRHMKNGTFSLGLTIGRPHRMKGYAEDAARILLRYCFHEQRYQKCNSACIHTNEASIKLHEKLGFLGEGRRRRHLFFNGQYYDSVLFGLTREEFDENDSR from the coding sequence ATGGATTATTCGAATTACTTCTGGCAGGGCGATAAGGTAAGACTGCGCCCGTTGAGAGTGGACGACGCCGAGCAGCGTTTCGTAGAGTCCCTTGACAGCCCTTCCAGACAGTCGCTTCAACTGGGGACCGAGTTGCCGACCTCGACAGAAATGCTGAGAGAATTCCTGGCTAAGTATGCCGACTGCAAAGACGTGGATGGTACGATTATATTCGCCGTCGAAACCCACGAAGGAGTTGACGTCGGAGGCATCTCACTGCACGGGAGGCACATGAAAAACGGTACCTTCAGCCTGGGACTTACCATCGGCAGACCCCACAGAATGAAAGGCTATGCTGAAGACGCCGCCCGCATCCTGCTGCGGTATTGTTTTCATGAACAGCGGTATCAGAAGTGCAATTCCGCCTGCATACATACCAATGAAGCCTCGATCAAACTGCATGAGAAGCTGGGCTTCCTCGGTGAAGGCAGGCGCAGGAGACACCTGTTCTTTAATGGTCAGTACTACGATTCCGTCCTGTTCGGTCTGACCAGAGAGGAATTTGACGAGAACGACAGCCGCTGA
- a CDS encoding site-specific integrase, producing RGRRLIYRNVRHIFERCGQLVDPPVALAPHQLRRSAATHYYEDIGNILLIRNILGHEDVTTTQQYLKVEQQDVLRSYERRTPVSALNI from the coding sequence CGCGGCCGTCGGCTGATCTACCGAAACGTGCGGCACATATTCGAGCGGTGCGGCCAGCTGGTAGATCCACCGGTTGCACTGGCTCCCCACCAGCTGCGCCGATCGGCAGCCACACACTACTACGAGGACATTGGCAATATCCTGTTGATCCGCAACATCTTGGGGCACGAGGACGTCACCACCACCCAGCAGTATCTCAAGGTCGAGCAGCAGGATGTTCTGCGGTCGTACGAACGGCGGACGCCGGTGTCCGCCCTGAACATATAG